One window from the genome of Phycisphaerae bacterium encodes:
- a CDS encoding isoprenylcysteine carboxylmethyltransferase family protein yields the protein MLLKEKLESTGNFLFKWRSFLPLLTIGLFLIVMRQSSHHRNEHYPDMLWDGICFGVSLFGLAIRVFTVGFVPKGTSGRTTGNPKASTLNTTGMYSVIRHPLYLGNFFVWLGVSMFPHSLVLVISLILLFSLYYWLITLAEEKILREKFGNTFAEWAHRTPLLFPRFRNWQKAALPFSLKTVLKREYTTLFAIITIFTCLEIGKDFFYSDKLVFDPVWVSLFLTGLCLYIIVRTLKKKGVLNVEGR from the coding sequence ATGCTTCTGAAAGAAAAATTAGAATCCACTGGGAATTTTTTATTCAAGTGGAGAAGTTTCCTGCCGCTGCTTACGATAGGCCTCTTCCTGATTGTGATGAGACAGTCTTCACACCATAGAAATGAACATTATCCGGACATGCTGTGGGACGGCATCTGCTTTGGTGTTTCACTATTTGGGTTGGCAATCCGGGTCTTTACCGTAGGTTTCGTCCCCAAAGGAACATCCGGCAGGACAACAGGCAATCCAAAAGCGAGCACCCTGAATACTACGGGGATGTATTCGGTAATCAGACATCCATTGTACTTAGGCAATTTCTTCGTATGGCTCGGCGTTTCGATGTTCCCTCATTCACTGGTTCTTGTTATATCGCTTATTTTACTCTTTTCTTTATACTATTGGCTGATAACCCTCGCAGAGGAAAAAATTCTTCGCGAAAAGTTCGGCAATACATTCGCTGAATGGGCACACAGAACGCCATTATTGTTCCCCCGATTCAGAAACTGGCAGAAAGCAGCTTTGCCGTTTTCGCTGAAGACTGTGCTCAAAAGAGAATACACTACACTCTTTGCTATAATAACTATATTTACTTGCCTGGAAATAGGAAAAGATTTTTTCTATTCAGACAAACTGGTATTTGACCCGGTTTGGGTATCGTTATTTTTGACAGGATTGTGCTTATACATAATAGTTCGGACACTGAAAAAGAAAGGTGTCCTTAACGTGGAAGGAAGATAA
- a CDS encoding isoprenylcysteine carboxylmethyltransferase family protein: MGIQKNGLLFKIARQRITVSRIFAVLVLLLILFTASSFSQDSLTDTLLEMSGLFLLTICSIGRLWALLYISGYKKLELITEGPYSIVRHPLYVFSLIGAIGIGLASENILVLAVLIIFYLLYYPLTIIVEEKKLVDKFDQGYLDYIKRTPRFIPKFSLYKGSVQYQINTDVFVRKLVFGMWFIWIFIILHIIEMLQQSGHIPVILKVP, encoded by the coding sequence ATGGGCATACAGAAAAACGGCTTGCTATTCAAGATTGCACGCCAGCGAATAACAGTTTCCCGCATCTTCGCTGTTCTGGTTCTGCTGCTGATACTTTTTACGGCAAGCTCATTCAGCCAGGACAGCTTGACAGATACGCTCCTTGAAATGTCTGGTTTATTCCTGCTCACGATTTGCAGCATCGGCAGATTGTGGGCATTATTGTACATAAGCGGCTACAAAAAACTTGAGCTTATCACGGAAGGCCCTTACTCGATTGTGCGGCACCCCTTGTATGTTTTCAGTCTCATAGGAGCAATCGGCATCGGATTAGCATCGGAAAACATCCTTGTCCTTGCGGTGCTGATTATTTTCTATCTGCTGTATTATCCTCTGACAATTATTGTAGAGGAAAAGAAACTGGTGGACAAATTCGATCAGGGGTATCTCGATTACATAAAACGCACACCGCGGTTCATACCTAAATTTTCGCTGTATAAGGGCAGCGTGCAATATCAAATAAACACGGATGTTTTCGTAAGGAAACTGGTGTTTGGAATGTGGTTTATCTGGATTTTTATTATTCTGCACATTATAGAAATGCTCCAGCAAAGCGGCCACATACCAGTGATTCTGAAGGTGCCGTAG
- the nifS gene encoding cysteine desulfurase NifS — MKTIYFDNNATTKVADEVLEEIKPYFCELYGNPSSMHTFGGQVGIKIREAREKTAALLGCDPSEIIFTGCGTESDNTAIKGTLAAYPDKRKVITTRVEHPAVLQVCRELENHGYTVVEIPVDRKGRLNIEQLEEQLTEDTAIVTIMYANNETGEIFPIEKIAEMVKSKGIVFHTDAVQAVGKIPINLAKSSIDLLSISGHKLHAPKGVGILYVRKGTRLAPFMLGGHQEGGRRAGTENVPGIIGLGKACELAMQNFDEENKKVKKLRDKLEKEILKKCPDCMVNGDTENRLPNTSNISFEFIEGEAILLMLDKFGICASSGSACTSGSLEPSHVLRAMGVPFTAAHGSIRFSLSRYNTEEEVDYTIEKMPEIVKRLRELSPFVVKK; from the coding sequence ATGAAGACTATATATTTTGACAACAATGCCACGACAAAAGTTGCTGATGAGGTATTGGAAGAGATTAAGCCGTATTTCTGCGAACTTTACGGCAATCCTTCGAGCATGCATACCTTCGGCGGGCAGGTCGGCATTAAAATCCGCGAGGCGCGCGAAAAGACGGCGGCACTTCTCGGTTGCGACCCGTCTGAAATTATATTCACCGGCTGCGGCACCGAAAGCGACAACACCGCAATCAAGGGAACACTTGCCGCCTATCCCGATAAGCGCAAGGTAATAACCACCCGCGTCGAACATCCAGCCGTTCTTCAGGTCTGCCGCGAGCTTGAGAACCACGGCTATACTGTTGTGGAGATACCTGTCGATAGGAAAGGCAGGCTCAACATCGAACAATTGGAAGAGCAGCTTACCGAAGACACTGCTATCGTAACGATTATGTATGCCAATAATGAAACTGGCGAGATATTTCCTATTGAGAAAATCGCCGAGATGGTAAAGAGCAAGGGCATCGTCTTTCACACCGATGCTGTTCAGGCGGTCGGCAAGATTCCAATTAACCTTGCAAAAAGCAGCATCGATTTGCTCAGCATATCGGGTCATAAGCTGCACGCACCCAAGGGGGTCGGAATACTCTATGTCAGAAAAGGGACGCGGCTTGCGCCTTTTATGTTGGGCGGCCATCAGGAGGGCGGTCGAAGGGCCGGCACCGAGAACGTCCCCGGCATAATCGGATTGGGCAAGGCCTGCGAACTGGCTATGCAGAATTTCGATGAGGAAAATAAAAAGGTTAAGAAGCTGCGAGATAAGCTCGAAAAGGAAATTCTCAAGAAATGTCCCGATTGTATGGTCAACGGCGATACCGAAAATCGTCTGCCGAACACGAGTAATATCAGTTTCGAATTTATCGAAGGCGAAGCGATTTTGCTTATGCTCGATAAATTCGGCATTTGCGCATCCAGCGGCTCGGCCTGCACATCCGGCTCGCTCGAGCCTTCACACGTTTTGCGTGCTATGGGCGTTCCCTTCACCGCGGCCCACGGCTCAATCCGTTTTAGCTTAAGCCGATACAACACCGAAGAAGAAGTTGACTACACAATCGAAAAAATGCCCGAAATAGTCAAACGTCTGCGCGAGTTGTCGCCTTTTGTGGTCAAAAAATAA
- the nifU gene encoding Fe-S cluster assembly protein NifU: MWEYTDKVKDHFFNPHNVGEVENPDGVGEVGSLACGDALKLTFKLDKNGRIAEAKFKTFGCASAIATSSVLTDMMKGLTLEEAAKITNKDIADYLGGLPEQKMHCSVMGREALEAAIENYRGGSKKKHELEGRVVCTCFGVTENEIERVIRDNDLTTVEQVTNYCKAGGGCGGCKGEIEKIIERIQGDKAGRVIEAPPKWAGRLTNIQKIQMIQQTINEQIRPTLRADGGDIELIDVEGNKVIVGFRGMCAQCKLTEFTMKDVVEAKLREFVSKDLFVEEDKDSTQQPHNHRG; encoded by the coding sequence ATGTGGGAATATACGGACAAGGTTAAAGACCATTTTTTCAATCCGCACAATGTCGGAGAAGTGGAAAATCCCGACGGCGTCGGCGAGGTTGGGTCACTGGCCTGCGGAGACGCACTGAAGCTAACGTTCAAGCTCGATAAAAACGGCAGAATCGCTGAAGCAAAGTTCAAGACCTTCGGCTGCGCAAGCGCAATTGCAACGTCGTCGGTATTGACCGATATGATGAAAGGATTGACTCTGGAAGAAGCCGCTAAAATCACCAATAAAGATATCGCAGATTATTTAGGCGGGCTTCCTGAGCAGAAGATGCACTGCTCGGTTATGGGCAGAGAAGCACTCGAAGCTGCCATTGAAAACTACCGGGGCGGCAGCAAAAAGAAACACGAGCTTGAAGGAAGAGTTGTCTGCACCTGTTTTGGCGTTACCGAAAATGAAATCGAAAGGGTCATACGCGACAATGACCTGACGACGGTTGAACAGGTAACAAATTACTGCAAAGCAGGCGGCGGCTGCGGCGGGTGCAAGGGCGAAATAGAAAAAATCATCGAGCGCATCCAGGGCGATAAAGCAGGGCGTGTCATCGAAGCACCGCCGAAATGGGCCGGCAGGTTGACGAATATCCAGAAGATACAAATGATTCAGCAGACAATCAATGAGCAAATCCGGCCCACCTTGCGTGCAGACGGCGGTGATATCGAGCTGATAGACGTTGAAGGAAATAAGGTAATAGTCGGATTTCGAGGTATGTGCGCCCAATGTAAGCTAACGGAATTTACAATGAAGGATGTGGTCGAAGCTAAATTAAGAGAATTTGTTTCCAAAGACCTTTTTGTCGAGGAAGACAAGGATTCGACGCAACAGCCGCACAATCACAGGGGTTAA
- a CDS encoding homocysteine synthase has protein sequence MNKETKYHLETLALHAGQKVDSDTLSRAVPIYQTSSYVFKDSSHAANLFSLKEFGNIYTRLMNPTTDVLEKRLAALEGGVGGLALSSGQSAIYVSIFNICGAGGHIAASSSLYGGTVTLFGQTFKKLGIDVTFVDPKKPENFAKAVRKNTRLIYIESIGNPKNDILQYEKIAEIAHDNGMPVICDNTVATPMLFRPIEYGIDIVVHSCTKFIGGHGTSIGGAIVDSGKFNWANGRYPELTEPDPSYHGIKYVESLGELAYIIKARVQFLRDMGSCMSPFNAFLFLQGLETLHLRMPRHSENALKLAQWLEKHKSVSWVNYPGLQSHPDYALAKKYMPNGQSAILGFGIKGGKKAGIKFINSVKLASHLANIGDSKTLVIHPASTTHQQLTEAEQLAAGVTEDYIRVSVGTEHIDDIIADFENALKLSQG, from the coding sequence ATGAACAAAGAAACTAAATATCACCTTGAAACCCTCGCTTTGCACGCAGGTCAGAAGGTCGATTCGGATACGCTCAGCCGGGCGGTGCCGATTTATCAGACGTCCAGCTACGTATTCAAAGACAGTTCTCACGCGGCGAACCTGTTTTCGCTCAAAGAGTTCGGAAATATCTATACGCGCCTGATGAATCCTACGACGGATGTATTGGAGAAACGTCTGGCTGCGCTGGAAGGGGGAGTGGGTGGTTTGGCGTTAAGCTCGGGCCAGTCGGCAATCTACGTGAGCATATTTAATATCTGCGGCGCGGGCGGGCATATCGCAGCTTCGAGCTCGCTCTACGGCGGAACAGTTACGCTTTTTGGCCAGACATTTAAAAAGCTGGGTATTGATGTAACATTTGTTGACCCTAAAAAACCGGAGAACTTTGCAAAGGCGGTCAGAAAAAACACGAGACTGATTTACATAGAGAGTATCGGCAATCCTAAAAATGATATTCTGCAGTACGAAAAAATAGCTGAAATTGCGCACGATAACGGTATGCCGGTGATTTGCGACAATACCGTTGCGACTCCGATGCTGTTCAGGCCGATTGAGTACGGCATTGATATTGTTGTTCACAGCTGCACGAAATTTATCGGCGGACACGGCACGAGCATCGGCGGGGCAATTGTCGATTCGGGTAAATTCAATTGGGCAAACGGCAGATATCCGGAGCTTACCGAGCCGGACCCGAGTTATCACGGCATAAAATATGTCGAATCGTTAGGTGAACTGGCTTATATAATCAAGGCCAGAGTTCAGTTCTTGCGAGATATGGGCAGTTGCATGTCGCCGTTCAACGCGTTTTTGTTTTTGCAGGGCTTGGAAACGCTGCATCTTCGTATGCCGCGGCATTCTGAAAATGCGCTTAAACTTGCACAATGGCTCGAAAAGCATAAATCGGTGAGTTGGGTCAATTATCCCGGCCTCCAATCGCACCCGGATTACGCGCTTGCGAAAAAATATATGCCCAATGGTCAGAGCGCGATACTGGGTTTTGGTATTAAAGGCGGCAAGAAGGCCGGCATTAAGTTCATCAATAGTGTAAAACTTGCCAGCCACCTCGCCAATATCGGCGACAGCAAAACGCTTGTGATTCACCCGGCCAGCACGACGCATCAGCAGTTGACAGAGGCCGAGCAGCTTGCGGCCGGGGTAACTGAAGATTATATTCGTGTTTCGGTCGGAACCGAGCACATCGATGATATAATTGCCGATTTCGAAAATGCTCTGAAATTAAGCCAAGGGTAA
- the nadA gene encoding quinolinate synthase NadA, producing MSEQLLEKIKRLKAERKAVILAHNYQPAEIQDIADFCGDSLGLSIKAAQTDAQVIVFCGVKFMAETAAILSPGKTVLLPDKLAGCPMADMITAEQLSELKQKHHDAAVVCYVNSSAEVKAQSDYCCTSSNAVEVVNSIPQEKQIIFVPDQHLGRFVAERTGRDIVLWPGYCTTHVFITQEDIKSAKARYPDAIVMVHPECSEAVKDLADELFSTGQMLEFVKKSPAKYFIVATETGMIHPLKKQNPKAEFIAASDRAICPNMKKITLEKVAWSLEDMQYKITVPEEIRIKAKKALDKMVEILPLKVGKD from the coding sequence ATGAGCGAGCAATTGCTTGAAAAAATCAAACGGTTAAAGGCCGAGCGCAAGGCCGTGATACTTGCACACAATTATCAGCCGGCAGAGATTCAGGATATAGCTGATTTTTGCGGCGATTCTCTGGGCCTGAGTATAAAAGCGGCGCAGACCGATGCGCAGGTAATCGTATTTTGCGGCGTAAAGTTTATGGCCGAGACCGCCGCTATTCTTTCGCCGGGGAAAACCGTGCTTTTGCCGGACAAGCTTGCCGGCTGTCCTATGGCGGATATGATAACCGCGGAGCAATTGAGCGAGTTGAAACAGAAGCATCATGATGCGGCGGTTGTTTGTTATGTGAACAGTTCCGCAGAGGTCAAGGCTCAAAGCGATTATTGCTGCACCAGCTCTAATGCGGTTGAGGTGGTTAATTCCATACCGCAGGAAAAACAAATTATTTTTGTGCCTGACCAGCATCTCGGCCGGTTTGTTGCCGAAAGAACCGGCAGGGATATTGTGTTATGGCCTGGCTATTGCACAACACATGTATTTATAACCCAGGAGGATATTAAAAGTGCGAAAGCGAGATACCCCGATGCGATTGTAATGGTGCACCCGGAATGTTCGGAGGCAGTCAAAGACCTTGCCGATGAATTGTTCAGCACCGGTCAGATGCTCGAATTTGTCAAGAAGAGCCCTGCAAAATATTTTATAGTAGCCACCGAGACAGGGATGATACATCCTTTGAAAAAGCAGAATCCAAAAGCTGAATTTATTGCGGCCAGTGACAGGGCGATTTGCCCTAATATGAAAAAGATTACTTTGGAAAAAGTGGCATGGTCGCTTGAGGATATGCAGTATAAAATTACGGTGCCGGAAGAAATAAGGATAAAAGCAAAGAAGGCGCTCGATAAAATGGTAGAAATTTTACCTTTAAAAGTTGGGAAAGATTGA
- a CDS encoding serine O-acetyltransferase codes for MGKNRFNSEKIENLVGEITRTFQGDSGINFIEASNLPVRDKIVEILDLFTELLFPGYTGKRTITKSNVNYVVIDILYHVYTELSEQIERAYKYRCRMEKCDTGDCRATAEDAAEHLLTRLPEIREMLKGDVGAAYDGDPAAKSYEEIVISYPCIIAIATYRIAHELYLQGVPLIPRIMTECAHARTGIDIHPGAKIGKNFFIDHGTGVVIGETTIIGKNVKIYQGVTLGALSFPKDERGGIIKGGKRHPTIEDNVVIYAEATILGDVVIGKDAVIGGNVWIKESVPAGVAVTTPKADLVYTKHKT; via the coding sequence ATGGGAAAGAACAGGTTTAACAGCGAGAAAATAGAAAATTTAGTCGGTGAAATCACCCGCACGTTCCAGGGCGATTCGGGCATAAATTTTATCGAGGCCTCTAATCTGCCCGTGCGGGACAAGATTGTGGAGATTCTTGATTTATTTACAGAGCTGCTCTTTCCCGGCTACACAGGCAAAAGAACAATTACAAAATCTAACGTCAATTACGTTGTCATCGATATTTTGTATCACGTTTATACGGAGCTTTCCGAGCAAATAGAGCGGGCTTATAAATACCGCTGCAGAATGGAGAAGTGCGACACCGGCGACTGCCGGGCGACGGCAGAGGACGCAGCCGAACATTTATTAACTCGGCTGCCGGAGATTAGAGAAATGCTCAAGGGCGATGTCGGCGCCGCCTACGACGGCGACCCCGCCGCGAAGTCTTACGAGGAGATTGTGATAAGTTATCCGTGCATTATAGCGATAGCGACGTACCGCATTGCGCACGAGTTATACCTGCAAGGCGTTCCGCTGATTCCCCGCATAATGACCGAATGCGCGCACGCAAGGACCGGCATCGATATACACCCAGGCGCGAAGATAGGCAAAAACTTTTTTATCGACCACGGTACCGGCGTCGTAATAGGCGAAACTACGATAATAGGGAAGAATGTGAAAATTTATCAGGGCGTTACGCTTGGGGCGCTGAGTTTTCCCAAGGATGAGAGGGGGGGGATAATAAAGGGCGGTAAGAGACATCCGACGATAGAGGACAACGTGGTAATTTATGCCGAGGCGACGATACTCGGCGACGTGGTCATCGGGAAGGATGCGGTAATCGGCGGCAATGTCTGGATAAAAGAGTCGGTGCCGGCCGGTGTTGCCGTTACGACGCCGAAAGCGGACCTGGTTTATACAAAACACAAGACATAA
- the cysK gene encoding cysteine synthase A: MSAIFEDITATVGFTPLVQINKLGSGKATILAKLESSNPCGSIKDRIALAMIEAAEEKGLIKAETVIIEPTSGNTGIGLAFICAAKGYHLILTMPESMSIERRKLLEVFGAEIVLTPAERGMTGAIQEAERLAAGNPNAFMPQQFKNPANPQIHRETTAQEIWADTGGKVDVFVAGVGTGGTVTGCGEVLKKHNKDLKVIAVEPKDSPVLSGGKPGPHKIQGIGAGFVPEVLNVKIIDEIIQVSNGDAIEMARQLAVKEGILGGISSGAALWAAIQVSQRPENEGKTIVVILPDTGERYISTEMFK; the protein is encoded by the coding sequence ATGAGCGCTATATTCGAAGATATAACCGCGACTGTCGGGTTTACCCCTTTGGTGCAAATCAATAAGCTCGGCTCGGGTAAAGCTACTATTTTGGCCAAGCTTGAATCATCTAATCCGTGCGGAAGCATCAAAGACAGGATTGCCCTGGCGATGATAGAGGCGGCGGAAGAGAAAGGGCTGATAAAAGCGGAAACCGTTATAATTGAACCGACCAGCGGCAATACCGGCATAGGGCTTGCTTTCATTTGTGCTGCAAAGGGATACCATTTGATACTGACTATGCCGGAGTCTATGAGCATCGAGAGAAGGAAGCTGTTAGAAGTATTTGGCGCAGAGATTGTTCTGACTCCCGCGGAGCGCGGAATGACCGGCGCGATTCAGGAGGCTGAGCGGCTCGCTGCTGGAAATCCCAATGCTTTTATGCCGCAGCAATTTAAGAACCCTGCAAATCCGCAGATTCACAGGGAAACGACGGCCCAGGAGATTTGGGCGGATACCGGCGGCAAGGTTGATGTTTTTGTCGCCGGCGTCGGGACCGGAGGTACGGTAACCGGATGCGGTGAGGTATTAAAAAAGCACAACAAGGACCTGAAGGTCATTGCAGTGGAGCCGAAAGATTCGCCAGTGCTTTCCGGCGGCAAGCCGGGCCCGCATAAGATACAAGGCATCGGGGCCGGTTTTGTACCGGAGGTATTGAACGTCAAGATAATCGATGAGATTATCCAGGTTTCCAATGGTGACGCGATTGAAATGGCCCGCCAACTGGCGGTGAAAGAGGGAATACTGGGCGGGATAAGCTCAGGGGCCGCGTTGTGGGCGGCAATCCAGGTTTCACAGAGACCGGAAAATGAAGGTAAGACGATAGTGGTGATTTTGCCCGATACCGGGGAAAGATATATTTCTACAGAAATGTTCAAGTAA
- a CDS encoding Rrf2 family transcriptional regulator, with amino-acid sequence MKLSTRTRYGVRAVIELAGNQNKGPMQIKVIARRQGISLKYLEQLMAILKSAGFVRSIRGAKGGYILAKPANQVKLSDIFNVLEGPVTTVECLENGNYCTRVADCVARQVWAEVQQAITSVLQSVTLQDLVDRTKDKRTLSYQI; translated from the coding sequence ATGAAACTTTCGACTCGGACAAGATATGGAGTAAGGGCTGTAATAGAACTGGCTGGGAACCAGAACAAGGGGCCTATGCAGATTAAGGTGATTGCACGTCGGCAGGGAATATCTCTTAAATATCTCGAACAGTTAATGGCCATACTCAAATCGGCAGGATTTGTAAGAAGTATCAGGGGCGCCAAAGGCGGTTATATTCTTGCTAAGCCGGCAAATCAGGTTAAACTTAGTGATATTTTTAACGTTCTCGAAGGCCCTGTGACCACCGTCGAATGTCTTGAAAATGGAAATTACTGTACGAGAGTTGCTGATTGCGTAGCAAGGCAGGTCTGGGCAGAGGTGCAGCAGGCAATTACGAGCGTCCTGCAATCGGTGACTTTGCAGGATTTGGTTGACAGGACAAAAGACAAAAGGACCTTAAGTTATCAAATATAG
- the xth gene encoding exodeoxyribonuclease III: MKIGSFNVNSLRSRLPIVIRWLAEHQPDVLAVQETKVQDADFPADAFEAAGYKYVFKGQKSYNGVAVFSKTEIKNVNFGFDDEPKDEARLIAAEIAGIVIVNTYIPQGDSPQSEKFWYKLEWFGRLLKFFKKNFHSSDPFVWVGDLNVAPLPIDVYDPKNLQGHVCFCPEVTRALDKVVKWGFIDVFRMHCSEAGQYTFWDYRLPNAFKRNLGWRLDHIMTTKPLAEKCTACYIDKEPRSKEKPSDHTPIVAEFTW; encoded by the coding sequence ATGAAAATCGGCAGCTTCAACGTCAATTCCTTGCGCTCCCGTTTGCCCATAGTGATTCGGTGGCTCGCCGAGCATCAGCCGGACGTCCTCGCCGTCCAGGAAACAAAGGTTCAGGATGCCGATTTCCCGGCAGATGCGTTCGAGGCCGCCGGATACAAATACGTCTTCAAGGGACAAAAAAGTTATAACGGCGTAGCTGTTTTCAGTAAAACCGAAATTAAAAACGTAAACTTCGGCTTCGATGATGAACCTAAAGACGAAGCCCGCCTGATTGCGGCTGAAATCGCCGGCATTGTCATCGTCAATACTTATATCCCGCAGGGCGATTCGCCCCAATCCGAAAAGTTCTGGTACAAGCTCGAGTGGTTCGGGCGGCTGTTGAAATTTTTCAAAAAGAATTTCCACTCTTCGGACCCGTTCGTGTGGGTCGGCGACCTCAACGTGGCCCCCCTGCCAATCGACGTATATGACCCTAAAAACTTGCAGGGACACGTTTGCTTTTGTCCGGAGGTGACGCGGGCTTTGGATAAAGTCGTCAAGTGGGGATTCATCGATGTATTTAGAATGCACTGCAGCGAGGCAGGCCAATATACCTTCTGGGATTACAGATTGCCGAATGCGTTTAAGCGAAACCTCGGCTGGCGATTGGACCATATAATGACTACAAAACCACTGGCCGAAAAATGCACCGCCTGTTATATAGATAAAGAGCCCCGCTCAAAAGAAAAACCCAGCGACCACACCCCTATAGTCGCTGAGTTTACCTGGTAA
- a CDS encoding HEAT repeat domain-containing protein gives MKTSRYILIAAAGLLIGLSNAALARPKVKVDINIGGRPGFRGGHRGDFRFGHRPRYFAPVRGWRGSHPRRQTIVIGGSWYDSRPNYYVVAPPRVVERVPVVIERQTVVYSNTPQVVQPQQFDESTLQMNMDLQYKKSELLKQLQAPNKELRRGAIKELAGFSFDDNVRAALENILLSDPDPELRAEAADAFGTVKNANARAALEKARVEDPSADVRRAADDAIRSISGN, from the coding sequence ATGAAGACGTCAAGATACATATTAATAGCGGCGGCGGGTTTACTGATTGGATTATCGAATGCAGCTTTGGCTCGCCCCAAAGTAAAGGTAGATATTAATATTGGCGGCCGACCGGGTTTTCGCGGAGGCCATCGCGGCGATTTCCGATTTGGTCATCGTCCCCGGTATTTTGCACCGGTCAGGGGCTGGCGAGGCAGTCATCCTCGCCGGCAAACCATTGTTATTGGCGGCAGCTGGTATGACAGCAGGCCGAATTATTATGTTGTTGCTCCGCCGAGGGTAGTTGAAAGAGTGCCGGTCGTAATTGAAAGACAAACGGTGGTGTATTCAAACACGCCACAGGTTGTGCAGCCGCAGCAATTCGATGAAAGCACGCTGCAGATGAATATGGACCTGCAATATAAGAAAAGCGAGCTTCTCAAACAGCTGCAGGCTCCAAACAAAGAACTGCGCAGGGGAGCGATAAAGGAATTAGCGGGATTTTCTTTCGATGATAACGTCAGGGCGGCCCTTGAGAATATTCTGCTTTCAGACCCAGACCCTGAATTGCGGGCGGAAGCTGCTGATGCGTTCGGCACGGTAAAGAATGCAAACGCCCGTGCCGCTCTTGAAAAAGCGAGGGTGGAAGACCCCAGTGCGGATGTTCGCAGGGCAGCCGACGACGCAATAAGGAGCATATCGGGTAATTGA
- a CDS encoding SLC13 family permease translates to MQPKVISLAVFVLVYILFVFFSTKRTLIAVCGSAVLILLGAISPKEAFFAINWNVMGIFVGTLVIADIFMESRMPAHIAEVIVDKAKNTAWAILFICLLTGFISAFVENVATVLIVAPIALSLAKKLKISPVNMMIAIAVSSNLQGAATLIGDPPSMLLGGFAKMNFWDFFIYKGRPSIFFAVQIGAAASLVVLYFIFRKHKTKTQIVAVEKVKSWTPSVILILLIITLAASSFFDVSFSYLAGAICVVFGIISILWEKLINKGSIVKGIRSLDWDSTFFLMGVFILVGGITVTGWVDTISNSLSGLIGQRIFWGYTLIVFISVFLSAFVDNVPFLAAMLPVTISMSNKLGINPSLLLFGLLVGASLGGNITPIGASANIVACSLLKKEGYHVKFGEFTKIGLPFTLAAVTAAYLFVWFVWSK, encoded by the coding sequence ATGCAGCCCAAAGTAATTTCTCTTGCGGTTTTTGTTTTGGTATACATCCTGTTTGTGTTCTTCTCGACGAAGAGGACTTTGATTGCTGTTTGCGGTTCAGCGGTTCTAATATTGCTCGGCGCAATTTCACCTAAAGAGGCCTTCTTTGCAATCAATTGGAACGTTATGGGGATATTCGTCGGCACATTAGTAATAGCAGACATTTTTATGGAAAGCCGGATGCCTGCGCATATTGCCGAAGTCATTGTTGATAAAGCGAAAAATACCGCATGGGCGATACTGTTTATTTGTCTGCTGACCGGCTTTATCTCCGCCTTCGTGGAAAATGTAGCCACCGTCCTGATTGTTGCTCCTATCGCCCTGTCGCTGGCGAAAAAATTAAAAATAAGTCCGGTGAATATGATGATAGCAATAGCTGTTTCGAGCAACCTTCAGGGCGCCGCTACTTTGATAGGCGACCCGCCGAGCATGCTACTGGGCGGATTTGCTAAAATGAATTTCTGGGATTTCTTCATTTATAAAGGCAGACCCAGCATATTCTTCGCGGTCCAAATTGGTGCGGCGGCTTCGTTGGTGGTTTTATATTTTATTTTCAGAAAACACAAGACAAAGACACAAATCGTAGCTGTCGAGAAAGTAAAATCCTGGACGCCCTCGGTTATTTTAATACTGCTGATTATTACGCTGGCTGCTTCATCGTTTTTCGATGTCAGCTTTTCGTATTTGGCAGGCGCAATCTGTGTGGTGTTCGGCATTATTTCAATATTATGGGAAAAGCTTATAAATAAAGGCTCAATCGTAAAAGGCATAAGGTCGCTGGACTGGGATTCCACGTTTTTTCTAATGGGTGTTTTTATTCTCGTAGGCGGTATTACTGTAACCGGCTGGGTCGACACGATTTCCAACTCCCTGTCGGGGTTAATAGGTCAGCGTATATTCTGGGGTTATACATTGATTGTATTTATCTCTGTTTTTCTATCGGCATTCGTCGATAATGTTCCCTTTTTAGCGGCAATGCTTCCAGTTACAATTTCTATGTCGAACAAACTCGGCATCAATCCGTCGCTTTTGCTTTTTGGTCTGCTTGTAGGCGCGAGTTTAGGCGGCAACATTACTCCCATAGGCGCCTCAGCCAACATCGTGGCCTGCAGTCTTCTTAAAAAGGAAGGCTATCACGTAAAATTCGGGGAATTTACGAAAATAGGCCTGCCTTTCACTTTGGCTGCGGTGACCGCCGCTTATTTGTTCGTTTGGTTCGTCTGGAGCAAATAG